A stretch of the Streptomyces sp. NBC_01428 genome encodes the following:
- a CDS encoding LmbU family transcriptional regulator, which yields MMEHQAGRTAGSHGGPATALAQGAPQQPRTVATGARRGQVLTTRVGLQMPELMAYDEWERAGRQLADVLDSSSWWLGDWLVYGKDHYTDRYQRGIRAVGLSYQTLRNYAWVSRRFPLARRRAGLSFQHHAELASMPAEEQDRWLERAERQRWTTKQLRSALRAARRSEQQQPPAAAAEEEEAAQRLDLPGSRLQWWHRAAEQLGVDFEQWVTATLDSAAATALRDPDAPGDHAEHPQHGQDAQDAQHAQDPQDASEGQDGLVGGREAVAGVRGVAARGPAAVSPAVAPGGGRGEGREGAAGGGRAVRVRAVAVSA from the coding sequence ATGATGGAGCATCAGGCCGGTCGGACCGCGGGGTCGCACGGCGGCCCGGCCACCGCTCTCGCACAGGGCGCGCCGCAGCAGCCGCGCACGGTGGCGACCGGGGCGCGCCGGGGTCAGGTGCTGACGACCCGGGTGGGTCTGCAGATGCCGGAGCTGATGGCGTACGACGAGTGGGAGCGGGCCGGGCGTCAGCTCGCCGATGTCCTCGACTCCTCGTCGTGGTGGCTGGGCGACTGGCTGGTCTACGGCAAGGACCACTACACCGACCGCTACCAGCGCGGGATACGCGCGGTGGGGCTCTCCTACCAGACGCTGCGCAACTACGCCTGGGTGTCGCGGCGTTTTCCGCTCGCGCGGCGCCGGGCCGGCCTGAGTTTCCAGCACCATGCCGAGCTGGCGTCGATGCCGGCCGAGGAGCAGGACCGGTGGCTGGAGCGGGCCGAGCGGCAGCGGTGGACGACCAAGCAGCTGCGCAGTGCGCTGCGTGCCGCGCGCCGCAGCGAGCAGCAGCAGCCGCCGGCCGCGGCGGCGGAGGAGGAGGAGGCCGCTCAGCGTCTGGATCTGCCCGGCAGCCGTCTGCAGTGGTGGCACCGGGCGGCGGAGCAGCTGGGTGTCGATTTCGAGCAGTGGGTGACGGCGACGCTGGACAGCGCGGCCGCGACCGCGCTGCGGGACCCGGACGCACCCGGCGACCACGCAGAGCACCCGCAGCACGGCCAGGACGCCCAGGACGCGCAGCACGCGCAGGACCCGCAGGACGCGTCGGAAGGACAGGACGGGCTTGTGGGGGGCCGGGAGGCGGTGGCCGGGGTCCGGGGTGTCGCGGCACGCGGCCCGGCGGCCGTCTCACCGGCTGTGGCGCCGGGTGGGGGCAGGGGTGAGGGCCGGGAGGGTGCGGCCGGTGGCGGCAGGGCGGTGCGGGTGCGGGCGGTGGCCGTCAGCGCCTGA